A genomic segment from Acidobacteriota bacterium encodes:
- a CDS encoding amino acid adenylation domain-containing protein, whose product MTTSRRGRDSSPTVARNENETLSRMLERRALAHPERTAIHDGETEVTYRRLVDRADAVARGLLAQGVAPGSLVGVCMGRSWELVAALVGILRGGSAYVPLDPAYPQERLRYMLQHAGAAAVIVDDEKAVDFGSAGSPALCFEEIGADGESGFAGPSAQDLAYVIYTSGSTGRPKGVAVEHRSVVALSQALGELLDDDELSAVAATTSVCFDPSVMEILGSLSLGGTVVLAENLLQLPQQPAAQRVRTCMTVPSAIQALLVAGPMPPRLKCLVLGGEVLKKSLVERLHGLESGLRILNFYGPTEDTVFSTATEVPEDVETITIGKPVTGSRSYVLDESLKPVPVGVAGELYLAGNQLARGYLHDEELTRERFLEPRPSVAIPEERLYKTGDLARWRADGALDFLGRVDQQVKVRGFRVELEEIESTLESMPGVDGAAAALVAGDAGHERLAVYAVGRADAVAPEAVRAYLGERLPKYMVPQVVVRLEALPRLPNGKLDRQGLPSLEPPPLAPARRQVEKDSERSEDEPAVAVLRAFQGEIATLLGLGDAEQVPADRPLEDLGVDSLTAVELGRRLAVITGRSLPASLVIEGSTAAAAVELALGPRAGSDEIPDSSRALKDSSLARFQAQLATSHPPFLAAKAAAWSTSDKSTLVRELKELARRSGGDPAGKLLRTGSATRGTVAVAATREERDAIIWTTNLYLGLNRDPEVIATAGSALVQLGTGMGTSAAASGVTDLHLEFESAFAATVGKPAACLFPTGYTANLGVVATLLGENDVVVMDQLCHASLVDGARLCGATIRTFQHNNRIDLEAVLRTEVAPDRTVLVVIESVYSMGEGAAPLADIVRTAKEHGALVYVDEAHSFGFYGPRGAGLCAARGVTEKVDFIMTTLSKALGSLGGVVAASAEHVALLKSSSRAYIFQASVSPADIAAALAALRRLREEDALRERLWDTTGYMRRRFCDAGYDLGTGDGPIVTPLFADKDRLYAVARGLYERGVHTAAVTYPIVESGRGRLRFICSAFHTREDVDRTLEALLDAEREVDQALKAESGDSGRPAAASSDPRRERARLEEWAERFSAELEADLATATVRAPSLAISLGDAGEGEAISIGIEAGKVTLGAGGARAGAPFCSLRLTNPQAIAALCSSDVQGLLESVCTGSCVLDGHTEPFIWLIGRLAAGQHDAWTAGAAEPATVGVG is encoded by the coding sequence TCGAGCGGCGAGCGCTTGCCCACCCGGAGCGCACCGCCATCCACGATGGCGAAACCGAGGTCACCTACCGCCGTCTGGTGGATCGTGCCGACGCCGTGGCGAGAGGACTTCTGGCTCAAGGGGTGGCGCCGGGCTCGCTGGTCGGAGTGTGCATGGGCCGATCCTGGGAGCTGGTGGCGGCCCTCGTCGGGATCTTGCGAGGGGGGAGCGCCTACGTGCCCTTGGACCCTGCCTATCCCCAGGAGCGGTTGCGGTACATGCTGCAGCACGCCGGCGCGGCCGCCGTCATCGTGGACGATGAGAAGGCGGTGGACTTTGGCTCGGCGGGGTCGCCAGCCCTGTGTTTCGAGGAGATCGGAGCGGACGGGGAGTCCGGGTTCGCCGGGCCCTCGGCGCAGGATCTGGCCTACGTTATCTACACCTCGGGCTCGACGGGGCGACCCAAGGGGGTGGCCGTCGAGCACCGCAGCGTGGTTGCGTTGAGCCAGGCCCTCGGCGAGCTGCTGGATGACGACGAGCTATCGGCGGTGGCGGCGACGACTTCGGTGTGCTTCGATCCGTCGGTCATGGAGATTCTGGGATCGTTGTCGCTGGGCGGTACGGTGGTGCTGGCGGAGAATCTCTTGCAGCTCCCGCAGCAGCCCGCGGCCCAGCGCGTCCGGACATGCATGACGGTGCCGTCGGCGATCCAAGCGTTGCTGGTGGCGGGGCCCATGCCGCCGCGTTTGAAGTGTCTCGTTCTGGGTGGCGAGGTGCTCAAGAAGTCGCTGGTCGAGCGGCTCCATGGGCTCGAATCCGGGCTGCGCATCCTCAACTTCTATGGGCCGACCGAAGACACGGTCTTTTCGACGGCGACGGAGGTCCCGGAGGACGTCGAGACGATCACCATCGGCAAGCCGGTGACGGGCTCCCGGTCCTACGTCCTCGACGAGTCCCTGAAGCCGGTGCCGGTCGGGGTGGCGGGAGAGCTGTACCTGGCCGGAAACCAGCTAGCGCGCGGCTACCTGCACGATGAGGAGCTCACCAGGGAGCGCTTCCTCGAGCCCCGCCCGAGCGTGGCGATTCCAGAGGAGCGCCTTTACAAGACGGGCGATCTGGCGCGCTGGCGGGCCGATGGCGCGCTCGATTTCCTGGGCCGAGTCGATCAACAGGTCAAGGTTCGGGGATTTCGGGTCGAGCTCGAAGAGATCGAATCGACCCTCGAGTCGATGCCCGGGGTGGACGGTGCCGCGGCGGCGCTGGTGGCGGGCGATGCTGGTCATGAGCGTCTGGCGGTGTACGCGGTGGGGCGGGCCGACGCGGTGGCGCCGGAAGCGGTGCGTGCCTATCTCGGCGAGCGCCTGCCGAAATACATGGTGCCGCAGGTCGTGGTGCGCCTCGAGGCGCTTCCTCGGCTGCCCAACGGCAAGCTCGACCGCCAAGGACTGCCGAGTTTGGAGCCGCCACCCCTTGCCCCCGCTCGCCGCCAGGTGGAGAAGGATTCCGAGCGGTCGGAGGACGAGCCTGCGGTGGCGGTTCTCAGAGCATTTCAGGGCGAGATCGCGACCCTGCTGGGACTGGGGGATGCCGAGCAGGTGCCGGCGGATCGGCCCCTCGAGGATCTCGGCGTCGACTCGCTGACGGCGGTGGAGCTGGGACGTCGGCTGGCGGTGATCACTGGCCGGTCGCTGCCGGCGTCGCTGGTCATCGAGGGCTCGACGGCGGCGGCGGCGGTCGAATTGGCCCTCGGCCCAAGGGCGGGAAGCGACGAAATACCCGACTCGAGCAGGGCGTTGAAGGATTCCTCCCTGGCGCGTTTTCAGGCCCAGCTTGCGACCAGCCATCCACCGTTTCTGGCGGCGAAGGCGGCCGCTTGGTCGACCAGCGACAAGAGCACCCTGGTGCGCGAGCTCAAAGAGCTGGCGCGCCGTTCCGGCGGCGACCCCGCGGGCAAGTTGCTCCGCACCGGCAGCGCCACCCGCGGCACCGTCGCCGTCGCCGCGACTCGAGAAGAGCGCGACGCCATCATCTGGACCACCAACCTCTACCTCGGCCTCAACAGAGATCCGGAGGTCATCGCGACCGCCGGCTCAGCCCTGGTGCAGCTCGGGACGGGCATGGGGACATCCGCCGCGGCCTCCGGAGTGACCGATCTCCACCTCGAGTTCGAGAGTGCTTTTGCGGCGACCGTCGGCAAGCCGGCCGCCTGCCTGTTTCCCACCGGCTACACCGCCAATCTGGGAGTGGTGGCAACGCTGCTCGGCGAGAACGATGTGGTGGTGATGGATCAGCTCTGTCATGCCTCGCTGGTCGATGGCGCTCGACTCTGTGGGGCGACGATTCGGACCTTTCAGCACAACAACCGGATAGATCTGGAAGCGGTCTTGCGCACCGAGGTGGCGCCGGACCGCACCGTTCTGGTGGTGATCGAAAGCGTCTACAGCATGGGCGAGGGGGCGGCACCGCTGGCGGACATCGTGCGAACGGCCAAGGAGCACGGTGCCCTGGTCTACGTGGACGAGGCCCACTCCTTCGGCTTCTACGGTCCGCGAGGTGCCGGCCTCTGCGCCGCTCGCGGGGTTACGGAGAAGGTCGACTTCATCATGACGACCCTCAGCAAAGCCCTCGGCAGCCTCGGCGGGGTGGTGGCCGCCAGCGCCGAGCACGTCGCCCTGCTGAAGTCGTCGTCGCGGGCCTACATCTTTCAGGCCTCGGTGAGCCCGGCGGATATCGCGGCCGCCCTCGCCGCCTTGCGTCGGCTGCGCGAGGAAGATGCGCTCCGCGAGCGGCTCTGGGATACGACCGGCTACATGCGGCGGCGTTTCTGCGACGCCGGCTACGACCTCGGCACCGGCGATGGTCCGATCGTCACGCCGCTTTTCGCCGACAAGGACAGGCTCTACGCGGTGGCTCGCGGTCTGTACGAGCGGGGCGTTCACACGGCGGCCGTGACCTACCCGATCGTGGAGAGCGGCCGCGGTCGTCTGCGGTTCATCTGCTCGGCGTTTCACACCCGCGAGGATGTCGACAGGACCCTCGAGGCTCTCCTCGACGCCGAGCGTGAGGTCGACCAGGCTTTGAAGGCCGAGTCCGGTGACAGTGGCCGTCCAGCGGCAGCGTCGAGCGATCCTCGGCGGGAACGAGCTCGTCTGGAGGAATGGGCCGAGAGATTCAGCGCCGAGTTGGAGGCGGACCTGGCGACGGCCACGGTGCGAGCCCCGAGCCTCGCCATCTCGCTCGGTGATGCCGGCGAAGGGGAGGCGATCTCGATCGGAATCGAGGCCGGCAAGGTCACCTTGGGAGCTGGTGGAGCCAGGGCGGGGGCGCCCTTCTGCTCGCTGCGCCTCACCAATCCTCAGGCCATCGCGGCCCTATGCTCGAGCGATGTCCAGGGGCTTCTCGAGAGCGTCTGCACCGGCTCCTGCGTTCTGGACGGCCACACCGAGCCCTTCATCTGGTTGATCGGAAGACTGGCCGCCGGGCAGCACGATGCCTGGACGGCGGGTGCTGCGGAGCCGGCCACCGTTGGCGTGGGCTGA
- a CDS encoding DMT family transporter, giving the protein MWIALLLSIIVGTAIVVQNGANAHLMKNSSLWLLLAVGNLVAAGLSAAFFLTQRKGEVLADLSRLPPLVLVPAVCGFAITAGMPLAIERLGVFKTVLLVIACQILAGIAWDRFVTETAVAGNQLFGAALILGGVLLVLKPAG; this is encoded by the coding sequence ATGTGGATCGCCTTGCTCCTGTCGATCATCGTCGGCACCGCCATCGTGGTGCAGAACGGCGCCAACGCTCATCTGATGAAGAACAGCAGCCTGTGGCTGCTGCTGGCCGTCGGCAATCTGGTCGCGGCGGGACTCTCGGCGGCGTTTTTCTTGACTCAGCGCAAGGGCGAAGTGCTGGCCGACCTCTCCCGCCTGCCGCCGCTGGTGTTGGTGCCGGCAGTCTGTGGCTTTGCGATCACCGCCGGCATGCCGCTGGCGATCGAGCGCCTCGGCGTGTTCAAGACGGTACTACTGGTGATCGCCTGCCAGATCCTCGCCGGCATCGCCTGGGATCGCTTCGTCACCGAAACCGCCGTCGCCGGCAACCAGCTCTTCGGTGCCGCCCTCATCCTCGGTGGCGTCCTGCTGGTCCTCAAGCCGGCCGGGTGA
- a CDS encoding prevent-host-death protein produces the protein MRSVGIKVLKNRLSEYVRLAASGETVLVTDRDKVVAELSPPRPSRSRELSDAVLADAVRQGWLTAPVGELGEIPGRLPVAPLERLLAELADDRSDR, from the coding sequence ATGCGATCCGTAGGAATCAAAGTCCTCAAGAACCGGCTGAGCGAGTACGTGCGCTTGGCGGCCAGCGGTGAAACGGTCCTGGTGACCGATCGAGACAAGGTGGTTGCCGAACTGAGTCCACCTCGCCCGTCGCGTAGTCGCGAGTTATCGGATGCGGTCCTGGCCGATGCCGTTCGCCAAGGCTGGCTCACGGCCCCGGTGGGTGAGCTCGGCGAGATCCCTGGACGCCTTCCGGTGGCGCCGCTCGAGAGACTCCTTGCGGAGTTGGCCGACGATCGGTCCGATCGTTGA
- a CDS encoding PIN domain-containing protein → MIYLDTSVALAHLLAEDRSPPDALWRETLVASRLLEYELWTRLHARGLESSHGELAAELTARLAFLELSAPVLERALKPFPAALRTSDALHLASADFLRGRGLEVEIATYDERFAQAARALGFALNPL, encoded by the coding sequence TTGATCTACCTCGACACATCGGTTGCTCTGGCTCATCTGCTCGCTGAGGACCGGTCGCCGCCGGATGCGCTGTGGCGCGAGACGCTGGTGGCGAGTCGCTTGCTCGAGTATGAGCTCTGGACTCGTCTTCACGCCCGTGGTCTGGAGAGCAGCCATGGCGAGCTGGCGGCGGAGTTGACCGCTCGGCTCGCCTTCCTCGAGCTCAGCGCGCCGGTTTTGGAACGTGCGTTGAAGCCCTTTCCAGCGGCCTTGCGAACCTCGGACGCCCTGCACCTGGCTTCGGCCGACTTCCTGCGTGGGCGGGGGCTCGAGGTCGAGATTGCGACCTACGATGAGAGGTTTGCCCAGGCCGCTCGGGCCTTGGGATTCGCGCTGAATCCGCTGTGA